In Candidatus Manganitrophus morganii, the genomic window GGGTTCATTCTGAAGAACCGCTCCCCTTCCTGCGGCATCAAGGATGTGAAGCGCTTCCCGAAAATAGAAGCCGAGGCTCCCGCCGGCAAAGGGGCCGGGTTCTTTGCGGGGGAGGTCCTCGAACGTTTTCCCGGTCTCGCGATCGAAGATGAGGGACGGCTGAATCATCCCAAGATCCGGGACCACTTTCTGACGAAGCTCTTCACCTTGACCCGCTTTCGAGGGGCAAAGAAGACAAGCCGGTTGGAAGCGTTGGTCCGATTCCACGCCACCCACAAGCTCCTCCTCATGGCCTACAACCAAAAGCTGATGCGCCTCCTTGGCCGTATCGTCGGCAATTCTGAAAAACGGCCGGCTGCTGACCTTTTTAAAGAATATGAACCGTACCTATCGCAAGCGCTCTCCCGCCCTCCCCGATCCGCTTCCAACATCAACGTTCTGATGCACGCCCTTGGTTATTTTTCCGACGATCTCTCCAAAAAGGAAAAGGCCCTTTTTCTCCGGACCTTGGAGAGCTACCGGAAAGGATACCTCCCGCGGAGCGCGGCCTTGAGCATCCTCAAAGCCTGGGTCGTCCGGTTCCGAAACGGGTATCTCGAAGAGCAAACCTTCTTCGAACCCTATCCGGAATCGCTGATTGAAACAGAGGGAAGAGATCGAACGGAAAGGAAGTAGGGGTTCAACATGTCGACCCCTGATGAAGAAGGGAAAAATCCCCCTTGACCCGGTTTTCTGAAACGGTTATCCTCACGCCGATAAACCTTTCTCCTTCCTTCGGAGGTCCGTATGCTCGGCACCCCGCTTTCGAAGAATGCTTTTCGGCTGATGCTCCTCGGCTCGGGCGAGCTGGGTAAAGAGGTCGCCATCGAAGCCCAGCGGCTCGGGGTCGAGGTGATCGCCGTCGACCGCTATCCGAACGCCCCCGCCATGCAGGTGGCCCATCGAAATTACGTCATCGACATGCTCGATCCGCGCGCCATCGATCAGGTGGTTCACCGGGAGCGGCCCGATCTGATCGTTCCAG contains:
- a CDS encoding DUF523 and DUF1722 domain-containing protein, with translation MKPVVVLSKCLEFAPCRYNGAMIPDRFVKRLEPHVTFLPICPEVEIGLGVPRDPIRLVSEDGELHLLQPATGKDLSEKMRRFSNSFLTSLNEVDGFILKNRSPSCGIKDVKRFPKIEAEAPAGKGAGFFAGEVLERFPGLAIEDEGRLNHPKIRDHFLTKLFTLTRFRGAKKTSRLEALVRFHATHKLLLMAYNQKLMRLLGRIVGNSEKRPAADLFKEYEPYLSQALSRPPRSASNINVLMHALGYFSDDLSKKEKALFLRTLESYRKGYLPRSAALSILKAWVVRFRNGYLEEQTFFEPYPESLIETEGRDRTERK